One part of the Anaerolineales bacterium genome encodes these proteins:
- the acs gene encoding acetate--CoA ligase — MAKKSPARKKTETPKASLRGVAYRPTPDVVAQANLKNWESMARKANRDLEGFWEAEARELEWYKPWKKVLDGSKAPFYKWFTGSRVNIVHNAVDRHLHTHRKNKLALIWESEDGKEEHSYSYYKLSREVSRMASIIKSMGVHKGDRVTIYMGRIPEAVFAMLACAKIGAVHSVVFGGFSVDALQSRIEDSQSKLLITCDGSYQNGKRIELKQIADAALQRSPSVQNVLVVQRTAHEVNMQPERDHWYHELLETPVAQERFPTEPMDAEDPLFILYTSGSTGRPKAIVHTHGGYMVGTYTTLKYVFDIKEEDRYWCAADPGWITGHSYIVYGPLLNGATSFLYEGGPAFPNPGRWWQLIERYGITILYTAPTAIRGLMRFGDDWPKQYDLSSLRLLGSVGEPINPEAWRWYFNVVGKKRCPIMDTWWQTETGMFMITPTPVVPLKPGSGAKPFFGQVAEILDEAGKPVKDGEEGYLVLTRPWPAMLRGIYGDPERYVKQYWSTYPGKYMTGDSARRDKDGYYWIIGRVDDVIKVSGHRLGTAEVESALITHPAVAESAAIGLPHDLKGQGIHCFVVLRQDAVASDVLAEELRQHVAQHMGAIARPEDVRFTDKLPKTRSGKIMRRVLKARAQGLPEGDLSTLED, encoded by the coding sequence ATGGCCAAAAAGAGCCCCGCACGCAAGAAAACTGAGACGCCCAAGGCCAGTTTGCGCGGCGTGGCCTACCGGCCCACGCCGGATGTTGTTGCCCAGGCTAATCTCAAAAATTGGGAGAGCATGGCGCGCAAAGCCAACCGCGACCTGGAAGGGTTCTGGGAAGCTGAGGCGCGCGAGCTCGAATGGTACAAGCCCTGGAAGAAAGTACTGGATGGCTCCAAGGCGCCGTTTTACAAGTGGTTCACGGGTTCGCGCGTCAACATTGTGCACAACGCCGTAGATCGCCATCTCCACACCCATCGTAAGAACAAACTGGCCCTGATATGGGAAAGCGAAGACGGCAAAGAAGAGCACAGCTATTCTTACTACAAGCTGAGCCGCGAGGTTTCGCGCATGGCCAGCATCATCAAGTCCATGGGTGTGCACAAGGGCGACCGGGTCACGATCTACATGGGACGCATTCCCGAAGCGGTATTCGCCATGCTGGCCTGCGCCAAGATCGGCGCGGTGCATTCGGTGGTGTTCGGCGGCTTCTCGGTGGACGCGCTGCAAAGCCGCATTGAAGACAGCCAGTCCAAGCTGCTGATCACCTGTGATGGCAGCTACCAGAACGGCAAACGCATTGAGCTCAAGCAGATCGCCGACGCCGCCCTGCAGCGCAGCCCCAGCGTGCAGAATGTGCTGGTGGTGCAGCGCACCGCGCACGAGGTCAACATGCAGCCGGAGCGCGACCACTGGTATCACGAGTTGCTCGAGACGCCAGTGGCCCAAGAGCGCTTCCCGACCGAGCCGATGGACGCCGAAGACCCGCTGTTCATCCTGTATACCTCCGGCTCCACCGGTCGGCCGAAGGCGATCGTGCATACCCACGGCGGCTACATGGTGGGCACCTACACCACGCTCAAGTATGTGTTCGACATCAAGGAAGAGGATCGCTACTGGTGCGCGGCAGATCCAGGCTGGATCACGGGCCACTCCTACATTGTGTATGGGCCGCTGCTCAATGGGGCTACCAGTTTTCTGTACGAAGGCGGGCCGGCGTTCCCCAACCCGGGCCGCTGGTGGCAGCTTATCGAACGCTATGGCATCACCATCCTCTACACCGCGCCCACCGCCATCCGTGGCCTGATGCGCTTTGGTGACGACTGGCCGAAGCAGTACGACCTCTCCAGCTTGCGGTTGCTGGGCTCGGTAGGTGAGCCGATCAATCCGGAGGCGTGGCGCTGGTACTTCAACGTGGTGGGCAAGAAACGCTGCCCGATCATGGACACCTGGTGGCAGACCGAGACCGGCATGTTCATGATCACGCCGACGCCGGTGGTGCCGCTCAAGCCGGGCTCGGGCGCCAAACCGTTCTTCGGCCAGGTGGCCGAAATTCTGGACGAGGCGGGCAAGCCGGTGAAGGATGGCGAGGAAGGCTACCTGGTGCTGACGCGGCCGTGGCCGGCCATGCTGCGCGGCATCTATGGCGACCCGGAGCGCTATGTCAAGCAATATTGGAGCACATACCCTGGCAAGTACATGACCGGCGATTCGGCGCGACGCGATAAGGATGGTTATTACTGGATCATTGGCCGGGTGGACGATGTCATCAAGGTCTCCGGCCACCGCCTCGGCACCGCCGAGGTCGAGTCGGCCCTGATCACGCACCCCGCCGTCGCCGAATCGGCCGCCATCGGCCTGCCGCATGACCTGAAAGGGCAGGGCATCCACTGCTTTGTTGTGCTGCGCCAGGACGCGGTGGCCAGCGACGTGCTGGCTGAAGAATTGCGCCAGCATGTAGCCCAGCACATGGGCGCCATTGCCCGGCCCGAGGATGTGCGCTTTACCGACAAGCTCCCCAAGACCCGCTCCGGCAAGATCATGCGCCGCGTGCTGAAAGCACGGGCGCAAGGCTTGCCCGAAGGCGATCTGAGCACGCTAGAAGACTAG